In the genome of Massilia sp. UMI-21, the window ACAGGGCGGCGAGCGGATCGGACTGGGTGGAGCCGCTCGCCTTTTCCACTTCGTCCAGCACGATCAGGGGGTTGGCGTACTGTCCCCGCACCAGGCGCTCGGCCACCTTGCCGCATTTCGCGCCGCGCCAGCTGGCCGAGCTGCCGGTGATGACGAAGCCGGCCGACAGCGCATTCATGCTGATCAGCTCGCATTCGGTCTGCATGACCCGCGCCAGGCGCCGGGCAAAGTGGGTCTTGCCCACGCCGGGGCCGCCCAGCAGCAGGATCGGCATGACATTGAAGCCCCGGTCGCCCGCATGCGCCAATGCCAGGTAGCGGGCCAGGTCGTCCAGGACTTCCTCGAAATTGGGACATTCCTCGAACAGCGGATCGAGGGCGGCGATCGATGAGGGCTTGGTGACGAAGCGCTCGGCCCCGGTCTCGAGCATGCGCTCGTAGAATGCGTCGAGTTCCGGGGAGCGGCCGCGGCTGCGGTCGAGCGCTTCCTGCACTTCGATCAGGTCGTAGACCGCGCAGGTCCGGGCGAGTGTGATGCTCACGGCTGTCTCCTTGTAGCAGAAGCAGGGCCTTGCCTTGGCTCGATCCTAACGCTTCCAGCCGAGCGCCGCCAATCCGCAGCGCCTCAATTCTGCAAAGAAACTTTTATTGCATTGAAAAAAGTCAGCCCCCTGATATGAGCTTAATCAAACGGAAAGCTTGTCTTTACAACTGAGGTCCAACCTTCAATCCGTTTCCTAAGTGACTGATTTAGGAGACATTTTAGCTTGAGCTTCTTGCAATGGACGTCGCTAAGTCCTTGGTTTCATTAGACAAATTCAGATTTGCCAAGCGTGAATTCGCTTGACCACCAACATTGATTCCAATAAAGTGGGAAACAGTGTGAAAAAGTGTCGAATTGTGGGGGATTTCCGGGACCCCAAGCGGCCAAAAAATTCTAAATTGATAATTCTCCAGACTAGGTAAAGTCGTGTTCCAGGGCGCGTCAGCGATCAATCTCGATGCAAAAGGCAGGATGTCGATTCCGGCAAAGCATCGTGACGCCCTCGCGGTCCAGTGCGAGGGCCGGATGACCCTGACCAAGCATCCGCACGGCTGCCTGCTGTTCTTCCCGCGTCCGGTGTGGGAACAGCATCGCGAGCAGATCGCCGCCTGGCCGATGTCGGCCCGTGCGTGGCAGCGCATTTTCCTTGGTAATGCGTGCGATGTCGAGTTGGACAGTGCAGGGCGGGTGCTGATTTCGCCCGAACTGCGCGCCGCCGTGGGTTTGGAGAAAGAAGTCATGATGCTGGGCATGGGCACGCATTTCGAGATCTGGGATGCCGCCAAGCTTGCCGAAAGCGAAGCCGAGGCCGTGGCCGGCGGCATGCCCGATGTCCTTTCCAATTTCTCCTTCTGAGGCGCCGATGACGGAAACAACCACGGTGCCTGCATTCGAGCATCGCACGGTGCTGCTGGACGAAGCAGTCGATGCGCTCGACCTGACGGCCGAGCGCATGAACGGTACTTATATAGACGGCACCTTCGGCCGCGGCGGTCATAGCCGGCTGATCCTGTCGCGCCTGGGCCCGCAGGGGCGCCTGATCGCGTTCGACAAGGATCCGCAGGCGATCGCCACCGCGGAAACCGTGGACGATCCGCGCTTCACGATCGTGCATGACAGTTTTGCCACGATGTTCGACGCGCTGGCCGCGCGCGGCATCAGCCAGGTGGACGGCATCCTGCTGGACCTTGGCATTTCGTCGCCCCAGGTGGACGACGCCACGCGCGGATTCAGCTTCCGCCAGGACGGCCCGCTCGACATGCGCATGGATACCACGCGCGGGATGTCGGCGGCCGAATGGCTGGCCAGCGCGTCGGAACAACAATTGGAAAAGGTGATAAGAGATTATGGAGAAGAGCGGTTTGCTTTCCAGATTGCAAAGGCGATTGTTGCTCGCCGCGCAGTCCAGCCAATTTCGACCACACGAGAGCTTGCCGCAATCGTGGCAGACACGGTCAAAACTCGCGAAAAAGGCAAGGATCCGGCCACCCGGACCTTTCAGGCTGTCCGGATTTTCATCAATAAAGAGCTTGAAGACCTCGAAGCAGGTCTGAGCGCCGCCTACGCGATGCTGGCGCCGGGGGCGCGCATGTCCGTGATCAGCTTCCACTCGCTGGAAGACCGCATGGTCAAGCAGTTCCTGGCCTCGAAGGCCAAGGTGGCGCAGCCGGACCGCCGGCTGCCGATCCGCGCCGTCGACCTGCCGCAGCCCCTGATGAAACTGATCACCAAGATGAAACCGTCGGACGCGGAAGTCGGCGCCAATCCGCGCGCCCGCTCGGCGGTGCTGCGCGTGGCCGAACGCCTCGGAGTGCGGGCATGAGCGTCAAGCTGAACATCGTGCTGACGGTGGCGGTGGTCGGCTGCGCCCTGTCGGTGGTGAACGCGCGTTACCAGTCGCGCCACCTGCTGATCGAGCTCGAACGCCTGAACCAGCACGAGCGCCAGCTCGAGATCGACTGGGCCCAGCTCCAGCTCGACCAGTCCACGCTCGGCAAGAACGAACGCATCGAACAGATCGCACGCACCAGCCTGAACATGGCCCCCCTGAGCCCGGCCCGTACCCAATACCTGACGGAAGGGGAGCGATGAGCCGCGCCGAACGTCGCAGCAGCACCGGGCGCGTGGCCGCCTCCAAGGGCGTGGCTTTCTCGAAGAGCCCGGTCCTGGCCGTGAACGTCCCCAACTGGCGTTCGCGCCTGGTGCTGTTCGTCATGTTCGCAGCCTTCGCCGCGCTGGCCGTGCGCGCGCTCTGGCTGCAGGGCGTGTCGACCCAGTTCCTGCAGAAGCAGGGCAAGAGCCGCTACGAGCGGGTGGTCGAACTGCCGGCCGCGCGCGGCCGGATCGTGGACCGCCACGGCCAGGTGCTGGCGTCTTCGCTGCCGGTGAAATCGGTGGCCGCCTTCCCGAAAGAAATGCTGACCGAGCCGCGCGAGAAGCTGGCCGAACTGGCGCGCCTGCTCGGGATGCCGGAATCCGAGTTGCGCGCCAAGCTCGATCCGAAGCGTAACTACGTCTACCTGAAGCGCCAGGTCGAAATGGACACGGTCGAGCAGATCGAGAAGCTCAAGCTCGACGGCATCGACACCCGCAAGGAATACAAGCGCTACTACCCGCAGGGCGAAGTGATGACCCACCTGGTGGGCTTCACCAGCATCGAGGACAAGGGCCAGGAAGGCATGGAGCTGTTCCACCAGAAGGCGCTGATGGGCGTGCCGGGCAGCCGCCGCGTGATCCGCGACCGCCTCGGCCACATCGCCGAAGACCTGGGCATGTTCCGCGAGCCGCACGAGGGCAAGGACCTGACCCTGGCGGTGGACAGCAAGCTGCAATACATCGCCTTCACCAGCGTCAAGAACGCGGTCGAGAAGTTCAACGCCCAGGCCGGCGGCGCGGTGGTGCTCGACGTCGAGACCGGCGAAGTGCTGGCCATGGCCAACTACCCGACCTACAACCCGAACGACCGCTCCAAGCTGACCGGCGCGCAGCTGCGCAACCGCGTCATCACCGACACCTTCGAGCCCGGCTCGACCATCAAGCCGATGACGGTGGCGCTCGGCCTCGAAACCAGGCGGATCACCCCGGACACCGTGTTCGACACCAATCCCGGCTACATGGTGGTGACCGGCAGGCGCATCCGCGATACCCACAACTACGGCGTGCGCAACGTCAGCGGCATCATCCAGAAGTCCTCGAACGTCGGGGTGGTCAAGATCTCGCAGCTGATCCCGCCGCAGGAAATGTGGGAGCTGTATACCAAGCTGGGCTACGGCCAGTCGCCGCGCTTCGGCTTCCCGGGCGCCACCGCCGGCCGCGTGCGTCCATGGAAATCGTGGCGTCCGATCGAATACGCCAACATGGCTTTCGGCCACGGCCTGTCGGTGTCGCTGCTGCAGATGGCGCGCTCCTACATGATCTTCGCCCGCAACGGCGACATCATCCCGCTGTCCTTCCTGAAGGTGGACGAGAAGCCGGTCGGCCAGCAGGTGATCTCGCCCAAGACCGCGGCCCAGGTGCGCACCATGCTCGAATCCGTGGTCAGCCCGGAAGGCACCGCCTCCAAGGCCCAGGTGCCGGGCTACCGCATCGGCGGCAAGACCGGCACCGCCGAAAAGATCGTCAACGGCCGCTACTCGCGGACCGACAACATCGGCTACTTCGTCGGCGTCGCCCCCATGTCCAAGCCGCGCTTCATCATCGCGGTCATGATCGACAACCCGCACGGCGCCTTCCGGACCGGCGGCAGCGTCGCCGCGCCGACCGCCGCCGACCTGGCGGCCAATGCCCTGCGGGCCGCCAACGTGCCGCCCGACTCATCGATCACCGACATCATCATTCCGGAAGAACCGGTCGAGGAGAGCTTGTGATGGCGATGCGCCTGAACGACATCTGCGATTGGATTCGCGCCGCCGCGCCAGGCGGCCGACTCGTTTCCGACTCCCGCCGCGTGGGCAAGGGAGACGTGTTCTTCGCCTATCCGGGCGAGGCATCCGACGGCCGCCGCTACATCGCCGCCGCCATCGACGCCGGCGCGGCCGCCGTCGTGTATGAAGAAAACGGTTTCGACTGGGACCAGGCGCAGGGCGTGCCCCACCTCGGCGTGCCCGACCTGAAAAAGAGCGCGGGCCCGATCGCCCATGGCGTGCTGCAGCACCCGGATGCCGGCATGTTCACGGTCGGCGTCACCGGCACCAACGGCAAGACCTCCTGCGCGGTATGGATCGGCCAGGCGCTGGCGCGCCTGGGCGAGCTTGCTGCGGTGATCGGCACGCTCGGTGTCGGCATCGTCAAAGCCCGCGCCGAGTCCGCGTTCGATGCCACCGGCTACACCACGCCGGACGCCGTGCTGCTGGCGCAGACGCTGGCCGACCTGCGCGCGCAGCAGGTGGGCGCGCTGGCAATCGAAGTCTCGTCCATCGGCCTGGTGCAGGATCGCGCCGCCGGCATGCATTTCGACGTCGCCATCTTCACCAACCTGACCCGCGACCATCTCGACTTCCATGGCAGCATGGAGGCGTACGAGGCGGCCAAGCTGCGGCTGTTCGAGTGGGAAGGCCTCAAGCACGCCGTCGTCAACCTGGACGATCCGGCCGGCCTGCGCCTGGTGGCGCACCTGCGCCGGCATGTTCCCCAGCTGCCGGTCACCGGTTACACCCTGCAGGGCGAGGCCGGGCAGCCCGCCATCGAGGGCGTCGCCATCCTGCGCGCGTCGAACATGCGCAGCCGTCACGCAGGGACCGAATTCGCCATCGACACCCCGGCCGGCAGCGCGAGCGTGAAGACCCGGCTGGTCGGCCGCTTCAACGTCAGCAACGCGCTGGCGGTGCTGGGCGCGCTGCTGGCCAAGGGCGTGGCGCTCAAGGCCGCGGTGGAGGCCATCGAAGCGCTGCTGCCGGCCCCGGGCCGCATGCAGCAGCTCGGCGGCCAGGACGCGCCGATGGTCGTGATCGACTACGCGCACACCCCGGACGCGCTGGAAAAGACCCTGGAAGCCCTGCGCCAGGTGGCCGAGGAACGCGGCGGCCAGCTGTGGTGCGTGTTCGGCTGCGGCGGCGACCGCGACCCGGGCAAGCGCCCGCAGATGGGTGCGGCCGCCCAGGCGGCCGACCACATCCTGGTCACCAGCGACAACCCGCGCAGCGAAGAGCCGGCCCACATCATCGCCCAGATCGTGGCCGGCATCGAGCAGCGCGGCAGCGACAGCTTCCAGGCCGTGGAAGACCGCGCCACCGCGATCCTGCTGGCCGTGAAGAACGCCGGCAAGCAGGACGTGATCCTGCTGGCAGGGAAGGGGCACGAGCCCTACCAGGAGATCAAGGGCAAGAAACTCCCGTTTTCCGATGCCGACCATGCTTCGCTGGCATTGACCGCGCGGCTCACCATGATGAGGACCCACTGATGCGCGCAACGCTTGCACAACTGGTCGCCGCGATCCCGGGTGCACGGCTCGTCGGCGGCGACCTCGCCTTCGACGGCGTGTCGACCGACAGCCGTACGGCGGCGGGCGGCGCGCTGTTCGTCGCGCTCAAGGGAGAGAGCTTCGATGCGCACGACTTCCTCGGCCAGGTCGCCGCGCGCGGCGTGGCCGCGGTCGTCGTCAACGAAAACGCGCTGCACAAGCTGCCCGCAGGCTGGACGCTGCCGGCCATCGTGGTGCCCGATACGCTCGTGGCGCTGGGCCGCATCGCCCATGCCTGGCGCAGCCAGTTCGCCATTCCCGTGATCGGCGTGACCGGCTCGAACGGCAAGACCACGGTCAAGGAAATGATCGCGTCGATCCTGGCCGCGGCCTTCGGCGAAAGTGCCCGCCTGGCCACCCAGGGCAACCTGAACAACGAGATCGGCGTGCCGCTGACCCTGTTCCGGCTGGACGCCGCGCAGCGCGCGGCCGTGATCGAGATGGGCATGAACCATCCGGGCGAAATCGGCCGCCTGGCCGCGATCGCCGCGCCCACGGTGGCGATGGTCAACAACGCCCAGCGCGAGCACCAGGAATTCATGCACACCGTGGAAGCGGTGGCGCGCGAGAACGGCTCGGTGCTGGCGGCGCTGCCGCCGGACGGCGTGGCGGTGTTCCCGGGCGACGATACCTATACCGAGCTGTGGCGCTCGCTGGCCAGGTGCCGGGTGCTGAGCTTCGGCCTGAGCCAGGCCTGCGACGTGCGCGCGAGCTACACCTCCACCGGCTTCGGCAACGAACTTCAGGTGACGGCCGGCGACGCGCAGTTCACCGTGACGCTGGCCGCCGCGGGCGAGCACAACGTGCGCAACGCGCTGGCGGCGATCGCCTCCACCCTGGCCGCCGGCATCGCGCAGGACGCCATCGTGCGCGGCCTCGAGTCCTTCGCCCCGGTCGGCGGGCGCCTGCAGCGCAAGCAGGCCGCGAACGGCGCCACCGTCATCGACGACACCTATAACGCCAACCCGGACTCGATGCGCGCCGCGATCGACGTGCTGGCGGCGTATCCGGCCCCGCGCATCCTGGTGGCCGGCGACATGGGCGAAGTCGGCACGCAGGGAAAAGAGTTTCACGAAGAAGTCGGTGCCTACGCGCGCGCGCGCGGCATCGAACACGTGCTCGCCACTGGCGAACTGACGCGCTCCATGGGCGCGTCGGGAGCACGGCATTACGAGCAGTTCGACGATTTATTGGCAGCACTGGATGTAACTCTGGGCGGCAACGCAGGTGCCAAATGCGACGCGACTGTGCTGGTGAAGGGCTCGCGCTTCATGAAGATGGAGCGCGTGGTCCAGCACCTGACCGGATCAACTACCACTGGCAACAAGGACGCCCACTAACATGCTTCTCTGGCTCGCCCAATACTTCCAGGACTACATCGGTCCGCTGCGTGTATTCAACTACATTACCTTCCGCGCGGTCTTCGCGACCATCACCGCGATCACCATTGGCCTGATCTGCGGTCCGGCCGTGATCCGCAAGCTGACCGCCCTGAAGGTCGGCCAGGCCGTGCGTACCTACGGTCCGCAGACCCACCTGGCCAAGCACGGCACCCCCACCATGGGCGGCGTGCTGGTCCTGATTGCGATCGGCGTCTCGACCCTGCTGTGGTGCGACCTGTCGAACCGCCTGATCTGGCCGGTGCTGGTCGTGACCATGGGCTTCGGCGCCGTCGGCTGGGTCGACGACTACCGCAAGGTGGTCTACAAGGACCCGGAAGGCATGCGTTCGGGCGAAAAGTATTTCTGGATGTCGCTGATCGGCATCGCCTCGGCCCTGTACCTGGCATTCTCGGTCTCGGCCGAGAATCCCTGGGAAGTGCTGCAGCTGTTCTACGCGTGGGTGCAGTCGGGCTTCTCGATGACCCTGCCGCCCAAGGCCGACCTGATCGTCCCGTTCTTCAAGTCGATCAGCTATCCGATGGGCGTGTGGGGCTTCATCGCGCTGACCTACTGCGTCATCGTCGGCTCGTCGAACGCGGTCAACTTCACCGACGGCCTCGACGGCCTGGCGATCATGCCGACCGTGATGGTCGGCGGCGCCCTCGGCCTGTTCGCCTACCTGACCGGCAGCGTGACCTTCTCGAAGTACCTGTTCATCCCCTACATCCCGGGCGCCGGCGAACTCCTGATCTTCTGCGGCGCGATGGCGGGCGCGGGCCTGGCCTTCCTCTGGTTCAATGCGCACCCCGCCCAGATGTTCATGGGCGACGTCGGCGCGCTGGCGCTGGGCGGCGCGCTCGGCACCATCGCCGTCATCGTGCGCCAGGAAATCGTCCTGTTCATCATGGGCGGCGTGTTCGTGGCCGAGACCCTGTCGGTGATCATCCAGGTGAGCTGGTTCAAGTACACCAAGAAGCGCTACGGCGCCGGGCGCCGCGTATTCCTGATGGCGCCGCTGCACCACCATTTCGAGCAAAAGGGTTGGAAGGAAACCAAGGTCGTGGTCCGCTTCTGGATCGTGACCATGATGCTGGTCCTGGTTGGCTTGTCTACCCTGAAGCTGCGCTAAGACATGAACTACGAAGGCAAATCCGCACTGGTGCTGGGCCTGGGTGAATCCGGGCTGGCGATGGCGCAATGGCTGGCACGTTGCGGCGCGCGCGTGCGCGTGGCCGACACGCGCACCGAGCCGCAGCGCCTATTCGCCCTGCGCCAGGCGGTGCCGAACGCCGACTTCACGGGTGGGGAGTTCGGCGAAGCCCTGCTCGACGGAATCGACTTCGTCGCGGTCAGTCCGGGCCTGGCGCCGGACCGTGAACTCGCGCACATCACTCCCGCGGCGCGCGCGCGCAACATCCCGGTGTGGGGCGAGATCGAACTGTTCGCGCAGGCGCTCGCGCACCTGCGCAAGGAAACCGGCTATGCGCCGAAAGTCATCGCCATCACCGGCACCAACGGCAAGACCACCGTCACCAGCCTGACCGGCCTGCTGTGCCGCCGCGCCGGATTGACGACGCGCGTGGCCGGCAACATCAGCCCGGCCGCGCTCGACGTGCTGCGCGAGTGCCTGGACAAAGAAGAGCTGCCGCAGGCCTGGGTGCTCGAACTGTCGAGCTTCCAGCTGCACACCACCTTCAGCCTGCAGGCCGATGCCGCCACCGTGCTGAACGTGACCCAGGACCACCTCGACTGGCACGGCGGCATGGACGCCTATGCGGCCGACAAGGCGCGCATTTTTGGTGCCGATACCGTGCGGGTGCTGAACCGCGACGACGCGATCGTGATGCGGATGAGCGCGGTGGACGCGCCGGTGTTCAGCTTCGGCACCGGCGAACCGCTCGATCCGAACAGCTTCGGCCTGGTCAGCGAACGCGGCGTGCTGTGGCTGGCCAATGCCGTGGCGCTCGACGACGAGCTGCCCAAAAAACGCAAGAAGGGCGAGCTTGCCCCGCCGCCGGAAGTCAGCGTCAGCCGCCTGATGCCGGCCGACGCCCTCAAGATCCGCGGCCTGCACAATGCCGCCAACGCGCTGGCCGCGCTGGCCCTGTGCCGCGCCTGCGGCCTGCCGCTGGCGCCGCTGCTGCACGGCCTGCGCGACTACGCGGGCGAGCCACACCGCGTGGAGCTGGTCGCCAGCATCGACGGCGTCGACTACTACGACGACAGCAAGGGCACCAATGTGGGCGCTACCGTGGCCGCGCTGGAAGGGCTCGGCAAAGCCTTCGCGGGCGAAGACCAGCAGATCCTCCTGATCGCCGGCGGCGACGGCAAGGGACAGGATTTCGCACCGCTCGCCGCACCAAGCTCGCGCTACGTGCGCGCCGTGCTGCTGATCGGCCGCGACGCCCCAAGCGTGCGCGCCGCGATCGAGCCGACCGGGGTGCCGGTGTTCGACCTCCCGGGCCTGCCGGAAGCGGTGCAGCGCGCCGCCGGCCTGGCGCGCCCGGGCGACGCGGTGCTGCTGTCGCCGGCCTGCGCCAGCCTCGACATGTTCACCAACTACGCGCACCGCGCGCAGGTGTTCGTCGCCGCCGTGCGCGACATCGCCCTCGACAAAGGACAGGAAATCTGATGCCGTTCCAGATCCCGTTCAAGTTCTCCGGATCGAGCAGCGACGCGAGCATAGCGGCGCGCAGCCGTCCGTCGAAGATGATGGACTACGACCAGCCGCTGGTCTGGGTCACCGTCCTGCTGATGATGTTCGGCCTGGTGATGGTGTATTCGGCCTCGATCGCGCTGCCGGACTCGCCCAAGTTCGCCTACCTGAACGACAAGAACGAATACTTCCTGTACCGCCAGATGATGTACATCGGCGTCTCGATGGCCGCCGCCGCCGTTGCCTTCCAGGTGCCGGTCGCGCTGTGGCAGAAGTGGGCGCCGATGATGTTCATCGGCACGCTGGTGCTGTTGATCATCGTGCTGATCCCCGGGATCGGCGTGTCGGTCAATGGCGCGCGCCGCTGGCTGCCGCTGAAGATCATGAACCTGCAGCCGTCCGAGATCATGAAGATCGCGGCGGTGCTGTACGCCGCCGACTTCACGGTGCGCAAGCAGGAATACATGCACAAGCTGACCAAGGGCTTCCTGCCGATGATGGTCGCGATCGGCCTGGTCGGCATGCTGCTGCTGCTCGAGCCGGACCTGGGCGCCTTCGGCGTGATCGTCTGCATCGCCATGGGCATCCTGTTCCTGGGCGGGATCAACATCGTCTGGTTCGGCGGCATCGGCGCGCTGCTGGTGCTGATCTTCAGCACGATCATCGCGCTCTCGCCCTTCCGCCGCGCCCGCATGTTCGCCTACCTCGACCCCTGGGAACAGGGCAACGCGCTGGACAAGGCCTACCAGCTGACCCACTCGCTGATCGCCTTCGGGCGCGGCGAAATCTTCGGCGTCGGCCTGGGCGGCAGCGTCGAGAAGCTGTTCTACCTGCCGGAAGCGCACACCGACTTCATCATGGCGGTGATCGGCGAGGAACTCGGCCTGGCCGGCGTGCTGGTCGCGATCGCGATGTTCTACTGGCTGGTGAAACGCGCCTTCGACATCGGCCGCCAGGCGATCGCCCTCGACCAGATCTTCGCCGGCCTGGCCGCGAAAGGCATCGGCATCTGGATCGGCACCCAGACCTTCATCAACATGGGCGTGAACCTTGGCCTGCTGCCGACCAAGGGCCTGACCCTGCCGCTCATGAGCTTCGGCGGTTCGGGCGTGCTGTTCAACTGCGTCGGCCTGGCGATCCTGCTGCGGATCGACTACGAGAACCGGGTGCGCATGCGCGGAGGCCGGACATGAAGAGGCTGATGATCATGGCGGCCGGCACCGGCGGCCA includes:
- the ftsW gene encoding putative lipid II flippase FtsW encodes the protein MPFQIPFKFSGSSSDASIAARSRPSKMMDYDQPLVWVTVLLMMFGLVMVYSASIALPDSPKFAYLNDKNEYFLYRQMMYIGVSMAAAAVAFQVPVALWQKWAPMMFIGTLVLLIIVLIPGIGVSVNGARRWLPLKIMNLQPSEIMKIAAVLYAADFTVRKQEYMHKLTKGFLPMMVAIGLVGMLLLLEPDLGAFGVIVCIAMGILFLGGINIVWFGGIGALLVLIFSTIIALSPFRRARMFAYLDPWEQGNALDKAYQLTHSLIAFGRGEIFGVGLGGSVEKLFYLPEAHTDFIMAVIGEELGLAGVLVAIAMFYWLVKRAFDIGRQAIALDQIFAGLAAKGIGIWIGTQTFINMGVNLGLLPTKGLTLPLMSFGGSGVLFNCVGLAILLRIDYENRVRMRGGRT
- a CDS encoding UDP-N-acetylmuramoyl-L-alanine--D-glutamate ligase — encoded protein: MNYEGKSALVLGLGESGLAMAQWLARCGARVRVADTRTEPQRLFALRQAVPNADFTGGEFGEALLDGIDFVAVSPGLAPDRELAHITPAARARNIPVWGEIELFAQALAHLRKETGYAPKVIAITGTNGKTTVTSLTGLLCRRAGLTTRVAGNISPAALDVLRECLDKEELPQAWVLELSSFQLHTTFSLQADAATVLNVTQDHLDWHGGMDAYAADKARIFGADTVRVLNRDDAIVMRMSAVDAPVFSFGTGEPLDPNSFGLVSERGVLWLANAVALDDELPKKRKKGELAPPPEVSVSRLMPADALKIRGLHNAANALAALALCRACGLPLAPLLHGLRDYAGEPHRVELVASIDGVDYYDDSKGTNVGATVAALEGLGKAFAGEDQQILLIAGGDGKGQDFAPLAAPSSRYVRAVLLIGRDAPSVRAAIEPTGVPVFDLPGLPEAVQRAAGLARPGDAVLLSPACASLDMFTNYAHRAQVFVAAVRDIALDKGQEI
- the ftsL gene encoding cell division protein FtsL gives rise to the protein MSVKLNIVLTVAVVGCALSVVNARYQSRHLLIELERLNQHERQLEIDWAQLQLDQSTLGKNERIEQIARTSLNMAPLSPARTQYLTEGER
- the mraZ gene encoding division/cell wall cluster transcriptional repressor MraZ — translated: MFQGASAINLDAKGRMSIPAKHRDALAVQCEGRMTLTKHPHGCLLFFPRPVWEQHREQIAAWPMSARAWQRIFLGNACDVELDSAGRVLISPELRAAVGLEKEVMMLGMGTHFEIWDAAKLAESEAEAVAGGMPDVLSNFSF
- a CDS encoding UDP-N-acetylmuramoyl-L-alanyl-D-glutamate--2,6-diaminopimelate ligase; the encoded protein is MAMRLNDICDWIRAAAPGGRLVSDSRRVGKGDVFFAYPGEASDGRRYIAAAIDAGAAAVVYEENGFDWDQAQGVPHLGVPDLKKSAGPIAHGVLQHPDAGMFTVGVTGTNGKTSCAVWIGQALARLGELAAVIGTLGVGIVKARAESAFDATGYTTPDAVLLAQTLADLRAQQVGALAIEVSSIGLVQDRAAGMHFDVAIFTNLTRDHLDFHGSMEAYEAAKLRLFEWEGLKHAVVNLDDPAGLRLVAHLRRHVPQLPVTGYTLQGEAGQPAIEGVAILRASNMRSRHAGTEFAIDTPAGSASVKTRLVGRFNVSNALAVLGALLAKGVALKAAVEAIEALLPAPGRMQQLGGQDAPMVVIDYAHTPDALEKTLEALRQVAEERGGQLWCVFGCGGDRDPGKRPQMGAAAQAADHILVTSDNPRSEEPAHIIAQIVAGIEQRGSDSFQAVEDRATAILLAVKNAGKQDVILLAGKGHEPYQEIKGKKLPFSDADHASLALTARLTMMRTH
- a CDS encoding phospho-N-acetylmuramoyl-pentapeptide-transferase, which codes for MLLWLAQYFQDYIGPLRVFNYITFRAVFATITAITIGLICGPAVIRKLTALKVGQAVRTYGPQTHLAKHGTPTMGGVLVLIAIGVSTLLWCDLSNRLIWPVLVVTMGFGAVGWVDDYRKVVYKDPEGMRSGEKYFWMSLIGIASALYLAFSVSAENPWEVLQLFYAWVQSGFSMTLPPKADLIVPFFKSISYPMGVWGFIALTYCVIVGSSNAVNFTDGLDGLAIMPTVMVGGALGLFAYLTGSVTFSKYLFIPYIPGAGELLIFCGAMAGAGLAFLWFNAHPAQMFMGDVGALALGGALGTIAVIVRQEIVLFIMGGVFVAETLSVIIQVSWFKYTKKRYGAGRRVFLMAPLHHHFEQKGWKETKVVVRFWIVTMMLVLVGLSTLKLR
- the rsmH gene encoding 16S rRNA (cytosine(1402)-N(4))-methyltransferase RsmH is translated as MSPSEAPMTETTTVPAFEHRTVLLDEAVDALDLTAERMNGTYIDGTFGRGGHSRLILSRLGPQGRLIAFDKDPQAIATAETVDDPRFTIVHDSFATMFDALAARGISQVDGILLDLGISSPQVDDATRGFSFRQDGPLDMRMDTTRGMSAAEWLASASEQQLEKVIRDYGEERFAFQIAKAIVARRAVQPISTTRELAAIVADTVKTREKGKDPATRTFQAVRIFINKELEDLEAGLSAAYAMLAPGARMSVISFHSLEDRMVKQFLASKAKVAQPDRRLPIRAVDLPQPLMKLITKMKPSDAEVGANPRARSAVLRVAERLGVRA
- the murF gene encoding UDP-N-acetylmuramoyl-tripeptide--D-alanyl-D-alanine ligase; translation: MRATLAQLVAAIPGARLVGGDLAFDGVSTDSRTAAGGALFVALKGESFDAHDFLGQVAARGVAAVVVNENALHKLPAGWTLPAIVVPDTLVALGRIAHAWRSQFAIPVIGVTGSNGKTTVKEMIASILAAAFGESARLATQGNLNNEIGVPLTLFRLDAAQRAAVIEMGMNHPGEIGRLAAIAAPTVAMVNNAQREHQEFMHTVEAVARENGSVLAALPPDGVAVFPGDDTYTELWRSLARCRVLSFGLSQACDVRASYTSTGFGNELQVTAGDAQFTVTLAAAGEHNVRNALAAIASTLAAGIAQDAIVRGLESFAPVGGRLQRKQAANGATVIDDTYNANPDSMRAAIDVLAAYPAPRILVAGDMGEVGTQGKEFHEEVGAYARARGIEHVLATGELTRSMGASGARHYEQFDDLLAALDVTLGGNAGAKCDATVLVKGSRFMKMERVVQHLTGSTTTGNKDAH
- a CDS encoding penicillin-binding protein 2 yields the protein MSRAERRSSTGRVAASKGVAFSKSPVLAVNVPNWRSRLVLFVMFAAFAALAVRALWLQGVSTQFLQKQGKSRYERVVELPAARGRIVDRHGQVLASSLPVKSVAAFPKEMLTEPREKLAELARLLGMPESELRAKLDPKRNYVYLKRQVEMDTVEQIEKLKLDGIDTRKEYKRYYPQGEVMTHLVGFTSIEDKGQEGMELFHQKALMGVPGSRRVIRDRLGHIAEDLGMFREPHEGKDLTLAVDSKLQYIAFTSVKNAVEKFNAQAGGAVVLDVETGEVLAMANYPTYNPNDRSKLTGAQLRNRVITDTFEPGSTIKPMTVALGLETRRITPDTVFDTNPGYMVVTGRRIRDTHNYGVRNVSGIIQKSSNVGVVKISQLIPPQEMWELYTKLGYGQSPRFGFPGATAGRVRPWKSWRPIEYANMAFGHGLSVSLLQMARSYMIFARNGDIIPLSFLKVDEKPVGQQVISPKTAAQVRTMLESVVSPEGTASKAQVPGYRIGGKTGTAEKIVNGRYSRTDNIGYFVGVAPMSKPRFIIAVMIDNPHGAFRTGGSVAAPTAADLAANALRAANVPPDSSITDIIIPEEPVEESL
- a CDS encoding AAA family ATPase, which gives rise to MSITLARTCAVYDLIEVQEALDRSRGRSPELDAFYERMLETGAERFVTKPSSIAALDPLFEECPNFEEVLDDLARYLALAHAGDRGFNVMPILLLGGPGVGKTHFARRLARVMQTECELISMNALSAGFVITGSSASWRGAKCGKVAERLVRGQYANPLIVLDEVEKASGSTQSDPLAALYQLLEPETASAFRDEFIDVEIDASQIFWVLTANSVEGIPHPLLNRMAVYEVPTPTQAQAAGIAQRMYAGLLDELNLAAFDPRLADVVLDKLVGVSPRDLRKTLLDGLGHAVAAGRERVRVDDIRMKPTPGKGRIGF